One window of the Labilibaculum sp. genome contains the following:
- a CDS encoding CYTH domain-containing protein, with the protein MPLEIERKFLIKSNLLDLPQEGKKLIQGYIWSDPDKSLRIRIAGDQSFLTIKTGNNPLSRSEFEYKIPMKDAQDLLVLCDSKIEKTRFVISQNNLFWEIDVFEGDNKGLIVAEIELKSENENFELPQWIDREVTNESKYLNVELIKHPFSKW; encoded by the coding sequence ATGCCATTAGAAATAGAACGAAAGTTCCTGATAAAATCAAATTTATTGGATCTCCCACAAGAAGGAAAAAAACTTATTCAAGGATACATTTGGAGTGATCCGGATAAAAGTTTACGAATTAGAATTGCGGGAGATCAGTCTTTTTTAACCATCAAGACCGGCAATAATCCTTTGAGCAGATCTGAATTTGAATACAAGATTCCGATGAAAGATGCTCAGGATCTTTTAGTTCTTTGTGATTCGAAGATTGAAAAAACCCGATTTGTGATTTCTCAAAATAATTTATTCTGGGAAATAGATGTATTTGAAGGCGACAATAAGGGTTTAATTGTAGCCGAAATTGAGCTTAAATCCGAAAATGAAAACTTTGAACTACCACAATGGATTGATCGGGAAGTCACAAATGAAAGTAAATATTTAAATGTAGAACTAATAAAACATCCCTTTTCCAAATGGTGA
- a CDS encoding NAD(P)-dependent oxidoreductase, whose product MKNKILITYSIPKEGLTELETHFELIYPEKESFTKKELIELIPDCIGLLSIFNREISADIIKAGKKLKIISNYGVGFNNIDLNAANEQRIIVCNTPEAVCEPTAELCMGLMLSLSRQISACNYELKTNPEFEWGVMKNLGSTLRGKTLGIIGMGNIGKSVAEKAMVFGMSIAYHNRKPISELKWKNAVYMNLPDLLEKSDVISLHCPLTPETHHLLNEKKFMKMKKTAFLINTSRGAVVNEEDLARALEQGEIAGAGLDVFENEPIIHPKLLKQKTALVVPHIGTATIETRIEMGREASQNIIGYLKNGITKNRVNQAFF is encoded by the coding sequence GTGAAAAACAAAATACTGATTACCTACTCTATTCCTAAAGAAGGACTTACCGAATTGGAAACTCATTTTGAATTGATTTATCCTGAAAAGGAATCCTTCACAAAAAAGGAATTAATTGAACTCATCCCGGACTGTATTGGTTTGCTATCTATTTTTAATCGAGAAATATCGGCGGATATAATAAAAGCTGGAAAAAAACTAAAAATTATCAGTAATTACGGTGTTGGCTTTAATAATATCGATTTAAATGCAGCAAATGAACAAAGAATTATTGTTTGCAATACTCCTGAAGCTGTTTGTGAACCAACTGCTGAATTGTGCATGGGGCTCATGTTATCACTGAGCAGACAAATTTCGGCATGCAATTATGAATTAAAAACAAATCCGGAATTTGAATGGGGAGTGATGAAAAATTTAGGAAGCACACTTCGAGGAAAAACATTAGGCATTATAGGGATGGGCAATATTGGTAAATCGGTTGCCGAAAAGGCAATGGTTTTTGGTATGAGTATCGCTTATCACAACAGAAAACCCATTTCTGAGCTTAAATGGAAAAATGCAGTTTATATGAATTTACCGGATCTACTTGAAAAATCAGATGTAATTTCCCTACACTGCCCCTTAACTCCCGAAACACATCATTTATTAAACGAAAAGAAGTTCATGAAGATGAAAAAAACGGCCTTTCTAATTAATACGTCCCGAGGTGCAGTTGTTAATGAAGAAGACTTGGCCAGAGCTTTGGAACAAGGTGAGATTGCCGGTGCCGGACTGGATGTTTTCGAGAATGAACCCATTATTCATCCAAAATTATTAAAGCAGAAAACAGCTCTTGTAGTACCGCATATTGGCACTGCCACAATCGAAACCAGAATTGAAATGGGCAGAGAAGCCAGTCAGAACATCATCGGCTATCTAAAAAATGGAATTACAAAAAACAGGGTTAATCAGGCTTTTTTTTAA
- a CDS encoding GNAT family N-acetyltransferase: MITDFIIRKAEISDAISIVMLKIQVWLDTYATGGINNEYAEYLASEITKEKTEALLLNPNKKIFLVEKDSCLIACSQLDYDTSCPIKDITDPELSVLYVSRHFHGQGIGSRLLVHAEEEVEKNNGSGLWLTAYYQNQNALDFYHCRNYLVAGKCFFEMGENQYENWVFNKKLKVLE; this comes from the coding sequence ATGATTACTGATTTTATTATTCGTAAAGCCGAAATTTCAGATGCTATTAGTATTGTGATGCTTAAAATTCAAGTTTGGCTGGACACCTATGCTACGGGAGGGATCAATAATGAATATGCAGAATATTTAGCTTCTGAAATCACCAAAGAAAAAACTGAAGCCTTACTTCTGAATCCGAACAAAAAAATATTTTTAGTTGAGAAGGATTCGTGTTTAATTGCGTGCTCCCAACTGGATTATGATACTTCTTGTCCGATAAAAGATATTACAGATCCGGAGCTGTCGGTACTATATGTGTCAAGACATTTTCATGGACAGGGAATAGGTTCCAGACTTTTGGTCCATGCTGAAGAGGAGGTGGAAAAGAATAATGGTTCGGGTTTATGGCTCACAGCTTATTACCAAAACCAAAATGCTCTTGATTTTTATCATTGCCGCAATTATTTGGTGGCAGGAAAGTGCTTTTTCGAAATGGGTGAAAATCAATACGAAAACTGGGTGTTCAATAAAAAGCTAAAAGTTTTGGAATAG
- a CDS encoding OmpA family protein, which translates to MYRSVIILMFCLLIGFASNAQKKYSIKSKKAIKNYEMASEAYRQMDNSEALKYLDGAIEQSPDFIEAWLFKADVLHEMGKTELEIEAYLGAINIDGDFFSNVHFNLGNAYLKMGEYQKALTKYQDFLALPNNSGRNQILAQKRLETCRFAIKSIANPVDFKPVNLGGNVNSEFDEYWPSLTADEKLLVFTRLLSGEKEGAEVKIKRQEDFYASQRNDSLWMPAEPLSLVINTEKNEGAQSITADGKYMYFTACDRAGGYGRCDIYYSVKEGNVWSEPINVGKPINSKDWEAQPSICADGRELYFVSNRKSGKGKMDIWHSRLIETLKDGKQRWTQPANLSINTTDNEMSPFIHAGNQYLVFSSDGLTGMGGYDLFKTERDSDGKWSDPENLGYPINTFNDEIGLVINAKGNKAYFSSNRLKGKGKDIFSFVMPGNLQPQSVSWLKGNVLDAKSKNPVAASLLLIDLMSNDTITQIKSDQTDGSYLLCLPSDREYIFSAEADDYLFYSKHFEMLNDQEKLNPQQLNIHLDRIEKGKEIVLRNVFFDIDSWDILSKSEIELTRLYNLLLTYPKLKIEIAGHTDDTGTENYNLKLSNNRAKAVCDYLIIKGIDETRLSFKGYGALYPIADNETEEGRSLNRRTEFKVVENQ; encoded by the coding sequence ATGTATCGATCAGTTATTATACTAATGTTTTGCTTGTTGATTGGATTTGCTTCCAATGCACAAAAAAAATACAGCATCAAGTCAAAAAAAGCCATCAAAAATTATGAGATGGCTTCGGAGGCTTATCGGCAGATGGATAATTCTGAAGCTCTGAAATATTTAGATGGTGCAATTGAACAAAGCCCCGATTTTATTGAAGCATGGCTTTTTAAAGCTGATGTTTTGCACGAAATGGGCAAGACTGAACTCGAAATTGAAGCCTATCTGGGTGCAATAAATATTGATGGCGATTTTTTTTCAAATGTGCATTTTAATCTGGGGAATGCTTACCTGAAGATGGGTGAATATCAAAAGGCATTAACGAAATATCAAGATTTTCTGGCTCTCCCAAACAATTCAGGCAGAAATCAGATTTTGGCGCAAAAAAGATTGGAAACATGCCGGTTTGCGATTAAGTCGATTGCAAACCCAGTCGATTTTAAACCGGTAAACCTTGGTGGGAATGTGAATTCCGAATTTGATGAGTATTGGCCCAGCCTTACTGCCGATGAGAAATTGCTGGTATTTACCCGATTGTTATCAGGGGAAAAAGAGGGCGCGGAGGTAAAAATCAAAAGACAGGAAGATTTTTATGCATCTCAACGAAACGATAGCTTATGGATGCCGGCGGAACCATTATCCTTAGTTATTAATACGGAAAAAAACGAAGGGGCACAAAGTATTACGGCAGATGGTAAATACATGTATTTTACGGCTTGCGATCGGGCCGGCGGATATGGCCGATGCGATATTTATTATTCCGTTAAGGAGGGAAATGTATGGTCGGAACCGATAAATGTTGGGAAACCAATTAATTCAAAAGATTGGGAAGCTCAGCCAAGTATATGTGCTGACGGACGGGAATTGTATTTTGTGAGCAATCGAAAATCAGGAAAAGGAAAAATGGACATTTGGCATTCCAGATTGATTGAAACTCTGAAAGATGGAAAGCAAAGATGGACACAGCCGGCGAACCTTTCTATTAATACAACAGATAATGAAATGTCGCCGTTTATTCACGCAGGAAATCAGTATTTGGTTTTTTCTTCGGATGGTTTGACTGGAATGGGTGGATATGATTTGTTTAAGACTGAACGGGATAGCGATGGGAAATGGAGTGATCCTGAAAATTTAGGTTACCCAATAAATACATTTAACGATGAAATTGGATTGGTGATTAATGCAAAAGGAAATAAGGCTTATTTTTCTTCAAATCGCTTAAAAGGCAAAGGGAAGGATATTTTTAGTTTTGTGATGCCTGGCAATCTGCAGCCTCAGTCTGTGTCATGGTTAAAAGGGAATGTGCTGGATGCTAAATCCAAAAATCCCGTGGCAGCTTCGCTTTTATTGATTGATTTGATGAGTAATGATACAATTACTCAGATTAAATCAGATCAGACAGATGGAAGCTATTTGCTTTGTTTGCCTTCGGATAGAGAATATATTTTTTCTGCTGAGGCCGATGATTATCTTTTTTATTCAAAGCATTTTGAAATGTTGAATGATCAGGAAAAACTGAATCCGCAACAGTTAAATATTCATTTGGATCGGATTGAAAAAGGAAAAGAAATTGTGCTTAGGAATGTGTTTTTTGATATCGACTCCTGGGATATTTTGTCGAAATCTGAAATTGAATTGACTCGTTTGTATAATTTGTTGTTAACTTATCCTAAATTAAAAATTGAAATTGCCGGTCATACCGATGACACCGGAACTGAAAATTACAATTTGAAGCTATCCAATAACCGGGCAAAGGCGGTTTGCGATTATTTAATTATAAAAGGAATAGATGAAACACGATTAAGCTTTAAAGGATATGGTGCTTTGTATCCTATTGCAGATAATGAGACGGAAGAGGGCCGAAGTTTAAATAGAAGAACTGAATTTAAAGTTGTTGAAAATCAATAA
- a CDS encoding type III pantothenate kinase, which produces MLLAIDIGNSNVVCGLSSNNHWAEQFRIHTVANKTSDEYEVIYRTLLASRNIDLKEIDRVVLSSVVPSLILPIREMIRKLFNQEALVLGPELYPRLDIGISNPYEIGTDLVANAVAAHNKYSGNCIVVDFGTALTFTVIKADGNLLGVTIAPGLKTAMASLSQKTAQLPNVDLVVPPSCIGKNTVHAMQAGIILGYKGLVESLLTEMKKEMEGKTTVIATGGLAPVMLPILNIFDHHEPMLTLDGLKIIGNKFYK; this is translated from the coding sequence ATGCTTTTAGCCATTGACATAGGAAATTCAAATGTGGTTTGCGGTTTATCCAGCAACAATCATTGGGCAGAACAATTTAGAATTCACACTGTTGCCAACAAAACATCCGATGAGTATGAAGTCATTTACAGAACATTACTAGCGAGCCGGAATATTGATTTAAAAGAAATTGACCGGGTAGTTCTGAGCAGCGTTGTTCCCTCCCTGATACTTCCTATTCGTGAGATGATTCGTAAACTGTTCAATCAGGAAGCTTTGGTTCTTGGTCCGGAATTGTATCCGCGCTTGGATATTGGAATAAGCAATCCTTATGAAATAGGAACGGATTTAGTTGCCAATGCCGTTGCTGCTCACAACAAATATTCGGGCAATTGCATCGTTGTAGATTTTGGTACTGCTCTAACTTTTACTGTAATAAAAGCAGATGGAAATTTGCTGGGTGTGACAATTGCTCCCGGACTTAAAACTGCCATGGCATCGCTTTCTCAAAAGACAGCTCAATTGCCAAATGTCGATCTGGTGGTTCCACCTTCCTGCATTGGGAAAAATACTGTTCATGCCATGCAAGCTGGTATTATATTAGGATACAAAGGTTTGGTTGAATCACTTCTGACGGAAATGAAAAAAGAAATGGAAGGAAAAACTACTGTAATTGCTACCGGTGGTCTGGCTCCTGTGATGCTTCCCATTCTAAATATTTTCGATCATCATGAGCCAATGTTAACCCTCGACGGGCTTAAAATCATTGGAAATAAATTTTACAAATAA
- a CDS encoding GNAT family protein codes for MELLSERLCLQRIQNKHAKEIFDYRSDVKTNQYQGWIPKNIDDVYDFINNRVSKSINQIDTWYQLVIICREDQKVIGDIGIHFLDADEKQVELGCTLAKSYHGKGFANEALSEVIKFLFTHLNKHRITASVDPANIKSIAMLEHLGFRKEAHFVKSILINDEWVDDVIYAVLKNEWINKT; via the coding sequence ATGGAATTACTGTCAGAAAGATTATGCTTACAAAGAATTCAAAATAAACATGCTAAAGAAATATTCGATTATCGTTCAGATGTAAAAACCAATCAATACCAAGGCTGGATTCCGAAAAACATTGATGATGTTTATGATTTCATCAACAATAGGGTTTCCAAAAGCATCAATCAGATTGACACGTGGTATCAATTGGTAATTATCTGTAGAGAAGATCAGAAAGTGATTGGTGACATTGGAATTCATTTTTTAGATGCAGACGAAAAACAAGTCGAACTTGGTTGTACCCTGGCAAAATCTTATCATGGAAAAGGCTTTGCAAACGAAGCTTTGTCAGAAGTAATTAAATTTCTTTTTACTCATTTAAACAAACATCGTATTACTGCTTCGGTTGATCCTGCAAACATAAAATCGATAGCAATGCTAGAACATTTAGGTTTTCGAAAAGAAGCTCATTTTGTAAAAAGTATCCTTATTAATGATGAATGGGTTGACGATGTAATTTATGCAGTTCTTAAAAACGAGTGGATAAATAAAACCTGA
- a CDS encoding glycoside hydrolase family 3 N-terminal domain-containing protein, with the protein MTHIYSLNRLFIILILLGNNFFVSAQNISLEEDRLVDRLSQPNIWADSILSTLSDEERIAQLFMIAAYSNKGNEESERIAGLVSKYQIGGIIFFQGEPGKQAELTNKYQGMAKVPLWIGMDAEIGLGARLKQTISYPRQIMLGAIQDNELIFQLGKQIGKECNRLGVHVNFSPVMDVNNNPKNPVINSRSFGEDRCNVTNKSYAFASGMQKSGIIAVGKHFPGHGDTETDSHFDLPLVDYPIERIDSIELFPFRSLINNGLGGIMVSHLNVPALDSLQKVATLSRPIVSQLLKDEMGFNGLIFTDALNMQGVRKFYPKGVVDAKALIAGNDVLLFTEDVAIAIKEIKLALKRGEISWDDINRKCLKVLKAKHWLILNKYKPIDQNKLWSGLNTQQGFILRRRLAEKAITLVKNDDQLLPLKRLDTLKIASVAMGVPIRNRFQEYLSRYSDIDFFQIGKNASIESYYQLLKKLDKYNLVIVSKHDSDLRASKKFGITSQTIEFLSELSKSKKVVFDLFANPYGLDLYEGTDRLKGILVSYEDNIETQMASAQIIFGGLASQGRLPVTVNGHFPVGTGFETQHNRLGFSLPEQAGLNTLKLNVIDSIVNDAIKKKASPGCQILIARKGKVVFHKSYGHHTYNDNVEVRNPDIYDLASLTKITATLPALMQLCDEGWINVDHALGEYFSKAKGTNKDTLILKKILAHESRLLSYKPFHWEAVDSASFDGDLFSRTYSKRYSLKMADKLYLDRNYRFRKGIFSNQNSEEYPVQIANNLFIRKGYHDTIINQILATEYRESNGYKYSDLGFIMMGEMVKEISGECLESYVKRHLYDMLGASSLGYHPLKRFSADRIVPTQDDKFFRKQWLKAYVHDPTAAMLGGVSGHAGMFGNAGDLAKLAQMYLQEGTYGGETYISAETMNRFTARAYPDSENRRGIGFDKPFYDTDERGGPTCSEASDLSYGHTGFTGTMIWIDPKYNLLYIFLSNRICPDESNTKLMEMDVRTKIQEQIYKSIIKDEKADPEFKSLPFSPFGKGMFY; encoded by the coding sequence ATGACACATATATATTCTCTGAACAGATTGTTTATTATTCTTATTTTACTTGGAAATAATTTTTTTGTCTCGGCACAAAATATTTCTTTGGAGGAAGATAGGTTAGTTGATAGATTGTCTCAACCCAATATCTGGGCAGATTCCATTCTGTCGACTTTAAGTGATGAAGAGAGAATCGCTCAATTGTTTATGATTGCAGCATACTCCAATAAAGGCAATGAAGAGTCGGAGCGAATTGCCGGCTTAGTGAGCAAATATCAAATTGGAGGAATTATATTTTTTCAAGGAGAACCGGGGAAGCAAGCCGAGTTAACAAATAAGTATCAAGGTATGGCAAAAGTTCCTCTTTGGATTGGAATGGATGCAGAAATTGGATTGGGAGCCAGGTTAAAACAAACAATAAGTTATCCAAGGCAAATTATGCTGGGGGCAATTCAGGATAATGAATTGATTTTTCAGCTGGGGAAACAGATTGGTAAGGAGTGTAACAGGCTTGGTGTTCATGTGAATTTTTCACCTGTAATGGATGTGAATAATAATCCGAAAAATCCAGTAATAAATAGCCGTTCTTTCGGCGAGGATCGCTGCAATGTAACCAACAAATCCTATGCTTTTGCTTCAGGAATGCAGAAATCAGGAATTATTGCTGTAGGCAAACATTTTCCGGGTCATGGAGATACTGAAACAGATTCACATTTTGATCTTCCTTTGGTAGATTATCCTATTGAAAGAATTGATTCTATTGAATTGTTTCCATTTCGTTCTTTAATAAATAATGGTTTAGGGGGAATTATGGTTTCTCATCTAAATGTGCCGGCACTTGATTCTCTGCAAAAGGTGGCGACACTTTCCCGGCCTATCGTTTCTCAATTGCTAAAAGACGAAATGGGTTTTAACGGTTTGATATTTACGGATGCGTTAAATATGCAGGGAGTTCGTAAATTTTATCCAAAAGGAGTTGTTGATGCTAAGGCATTGATTGCCGGCAATGATGTTCTTCTTTTTACTGAAGATGTTGCAATAGCTATAAAGGAGATTAAGTTGGCTCTGAAAAGAGGGGAGATTTCCTGGGATGATATCAACCGGAAGTGTTTAAAGGTTTTAAAGGCAAAACATTGGCTCATTTTGAATAAGTACAAACCAATTGATCAGAATAAACTTTGGTCTGGATTAAATACACAGCAAGGATTTATTTTAAGACGGAGGTTGGCTGAAAAAGCAATTACTTTAGTGAAAAATGATGATCAATTATTGCCGTTAAAACGGTTGGATACCCTAAAAATTGCCTCTGTTGCCATGGGTGTCCCCATCCGGAACAGATTTCAGGAATATCTTAGCAGGTATTCAGATATAGATTTTTTCCAGATCGGGAAAAACGCTTCGATCGAAAGTTATTATCAATTATTGAAAAAGCTTGATAAATACAATTTGGTGATTGTAAGTAAGCATGATAGTGATCTTCGGGCATCAAAGAAATTTGGAATTACAAGTCAAACCATTGAGTTTCTTTCTGAGCTTTCAAAAAGTAAAAAAGTGGTTTTTGATTTGTTTGCAAATCCTTATGGTTTGGATTTATACGAAGGGACTGATCGGTTAAAAGGGATTTTGGTCTCGTATGAGGACAATATAGAAACTCAGATGGCTTCTGCGCAAATTATTTTTGGAGGTTTGGCCTCTCAGGGACGATTACCGGTTACAGTTAATGGACACTTTCCAGTTGGAACGGGTTTTGAAACCCAACACAATCGTCTGGGTTTTTCTTTGCCCGAACAAGCAGGATTAAATACTCTTAAATTGAATGTCATTGATTCAATTGTAAATGATGCAATCAAAAAAAAAGCAAGCCCGGGCTGTCAAATCCTGATAGCTAGAAAGGGGAAAGTTGTATTTCACAAATCATACGGTCATCATACTTACAATGACAATGTTGAGGTTCGTAATCCTGACATTTACGATTTAGCATCACTAACAAAGATTACGGCTACACTTCCGGCACTAATGCAGTTATGTGATGAAGGGTGGATTAATGTGGATCACGCATTGGGAGAATATTTTTCAAAAGCCAAAGGCACAAATAAGGATACTCTTATTTTAAAGAAAATTTTAGCTCACGAATCAAGATTGTTGAGTTACAAGCCATTCCATTGGGAGGCTGTTGATTCGGCAAGTTTCGATGGTGATTTGTTTAGTCGTACTTATTCGAAACGTTACAGCCTAAAAATGGCTGATAAATTGTATCTGGATCGAAATTATAGATTTAGAAAGGGAATTTTTTCCAATCAAAATTCAGAGGAGTACCCGGTTCAGATTGCGAATAACCTGTTTATTCGTAAAGGTTATCACGATACAATAATCAATCAGATATTGGCAACAGAATATAGAGAATCAAATGGTTATAAATACAGCGATCTTGGTTTTATAATGATGGGAGAAATGGTTAAGGAGATTTCGGGCGAGTGTTTGGAAAGCTATGTGAAAAGACATTTGTACGATATGCTTGGAGCCTCCAGTCTGGGGTATCATCCGTTGAAACGTTTTAGTGCCGATCGAATTGTGCCAACACAAGATGATAAGTTTTTTCGAAAACAATGGCTTAAAGCTTATGTGCACGATCCAACAGCAGCAATGCTTGGAGGCGTTTCTGGACATGCAGGAATGTTTGGAAATGCAGGTGATCTGGCAAAATTAGCACAGATGTATCTTCAGGAAGGAACTTATGGCGGTGAAACCTACATAAGTGCTGAAACGATGAATCGATTTACTGCACGGGCCTACCCAGATTCTGAAAATAGAAGAGGAATTGGATTTGATAAACCTTTTTATGATACTGACGAAAGGGGAGGACCAACATGCAGTGAGGCTTCCGATTTAAGTTATGGTCATACTGGTTTTACTGGAACCATGATTTGGATTGATCCAAAGTATAATTTGCTTTATATTTTTCTGTCGAACCGAATTTGCCCTGATGAGTCGAATACCAAACTGATGGAAATGGATGTGAGAACTAAAATACAGGAGCAAATATATAAGTCAATAATTAAAGACGAAAAAGCTGATCCTGAATTCAAAAGCTTGCCTTTTTCACCATTTGGAAAAGGGATGTTTTATTAG
- a CDS encoding cysteine desulfurase family protein, whose product MKPIYLDYNATTPVAPEVADAMIPYLKGFFGNPSSSHFYGRQCKEAVDKARKQVASLLNCDSDELIFTSGGSESNNYALKGYVFANQDKGRHIITSSIEHPAVTEVCKFLETQGFEVTYLPVDGTGRVQLSDVKNAIRPETILISVMYANNEVGTLQPISEIAELAKQNNIIVHSDCAQAVGKVPVNVQELGVDLLTLAGHKFYGPKGIGALYIRKGIKLQKLIHGADHERNLRAGTENVLEIVGLGKAAELAMEEEDKRMRHEMNLIRILRRNLSQLSDVQFNGSVDFCLPNTLSVSFKNLQVHQILNRLKNVAASAGAACHTDCVSVSATLDAMKVPLEYAMGTIRLSVGRYTTKTEIDLASNEIIEVIKSLRRDANQKKSNFR is encoded by the coding sequence ATGAAACCAATATATCTTGATTACAATGCCACTACACCTGTCGCACCGGAAGTTGCTGATGCCATGATCCCTTACTTAAAAGGTTTTTTTGGCAATCCGTCGAGTTCTCATTTTTATGGGCGGCAATGCAAAGAGGCAGTTGATAAGGCAAGAAAACAAGTAGCTTCATTGCTGAATTGTGATTCTGACGAATTGATATTCACCAGTGGTGGTTCTGAGTCGAATAATTATGCATTAAAAGGGTATGTATTTGCTAATCAAGATAAAGGCAGACATATTATCACTTCTTCTATCGAGCATCCGGCAGTTACGGAGGTTTGTAAATTCTTGGAGACACAAGGTTTTGAAGTTACCTATTTGCCGGTTGATGGAACAGGACGTGTACAATTGTCAGATGTGAAAAATGCCATTCGACCTGAAACCATTTTGATTTCGGTTATGTATGCAAATAATGAGGTGGGAACTTTACAGCCTATTTCTGAAATTGCGGAATTGGCGAAGCAGAACAACATCATTGTCCATTCTGATTGTGCTCAGGCAGTTGGTAAAGTGCCTGTTAATGTTCAGGAATTGGGTGTTGATTTACTGACTCTTGCAGGTCATAAATTCTATGGGCCGAAGGGAATTGGTGCTTTGTATATTCGAAAGGGAATTAAATTGCAGAAATTGATCCATGGTGCAGATCATGAACGGAATTTGCGGGCGGGAACCGAAAATGTATTGGAAATTGTTGGTTTAGGAAAAGCAGCCGAATTGGCCATGGAGGAGGAAGACAAACGAATGAGACATGAAATGAATTTGATTCGGATTTTACGTAGGAACTTGTCTCAACTTTCAGATGTTCAGTTTAATGGAAGTGTCGATTTTTGTTTGCCAAATACCTTAAGTGTGTCATTCAAAAACCTGCAGGTACATCAGATTTTAAATCGGTTGAAAAATGTGGCAGCATCAGCAGGTGCAGCATGTCATACTGATTGTGTAAGTGTTTCAGCTACATTGGATGCGATGAAAGTTCCTTTGGAATATGCAATGGGCACAATTCGCCTTTCTGTTGGCCGATATACCACTAAAACTGAAATCGATTTAGCCTCAAATGAAATCATTGAGGTGATTAAAAGTTTACGTAGAGATGCCAATCAAAAGAAAAGCAACTTCAGGTAA
- a CDS encoding ATP-grasp domain-containing protein, translating to MILLDKPYVSKFLKETIVKYNFPTLDTGNVTEKGELLLISSEQIVQHFRDNTNSRIYTNSENSINWVVNHLSFTKLPQYINVFKNKIEFRKLIQGMYPDFFFKEVLFKDLDEIQPAELPMPFIIKPAVGFLSLGVHKVVNEDDWLRVKQLICEEFTDAQALFPIEVVNASSFLIEEVIAGDEFAFDAYFDENGEAVVLGVLKHLFASEKDVSDRVYCTSKELIRAYIPQFKQFVQELGEQVELKNFPVHIEVRVDEMGKLIPIEVNPMRFGGWCTTADLTYLATKLNSYHCFLSNIKPDWDLILKEMDDEIYSLIILDNSTKIPSGQITHFDYKKLLAQFCNPLELRKIDYKMYSIFGMLFTKTPKDKFREIEEILVSDLRDFVLAASH from the coding sequence ATGATTTTATTAGATAAACCATACGTTTCCAAGTTTCTTAAAGAGACCATTGTAAAATATAATTTCCCAACCCTGGATACAGGTAATGTTACTGAAAAGGGAGAGCTTTTATTGATTAGTTCAGAACAGATTGTTCAACATTTTAGAGATAATACGAATAGCCGTATTTATACCAATTCAGAGAATTCTATCAATTGGGTTGTAAACCATTTAAGTTTTACCAAACTACCGCAGTACATTAATGTATTTAAAAATAAAATTGAATTCCGGAAATTGATTCAGGGGATGTATCCTGATTTCTTTTTTAAGGAGGTATTATTTAAGGATTTGGATGAAATTCAACCCGCAGAATTACCAATGCCGTTTATAATTAAGCCGGCAGTAGGTTTTTTAAGTTTGGGTGTTCATAAGGTTGTAAATGAGGATGATTGGTTAAGGGTGAAGCAATTGATTTGTGAGGAATTTACTGATGCTCAGGCTTTATTTCCTATCGAGGTGGTAAACGCATCTTCCTTTTTAATCGAGGAGGTAATTGCTGGTGATGAGTTTGCTTTCGATGCCTATTTTGATGAGAACGGCGAAGCGGTTGTGTTGGGAGTGTTAAAGCACCTTTTTGCTTCCGAAAAGGATGTTAGTGATCGTGTTTATTGCACCTCAAAAGAATTGATTCGGGCATATATCCCACAATTCAAGCAGTTTGTGCAGGAGCTTGGGGAACAAGTTGAATTGAAAAATTTTCCTGTTCACATCGAAGTTCGTGTGGACGAAATGGGTAAACTAATACCGATTGAAGTGAACCCAATGAGGTTTGGTGGCTGGTGTACTACGGCAGATTTGACTTATTTGGCAACTAAATTAAATTCATATCATTGTTTTTTAAGCAATATAAAGCCCGATTGGGATCTGATCTTAAAAGAAATGGATGATGAGATTTATTCTTTGATCATTTTAGATAATTCGACTAAAATACCATCTGGTCAAATTACACATTTTGATTATAAAAAATTACTGGCGCAATTTTGTAATCCACTGGAATTACGTAAAATTGATTATAAAATGTACTCTATTTTTGGGATGCTGTTTACTAAAACTCCAAAAGATAAGTTTCGTGAAATTGAAGAGATTTTAGTTTCTGATCTACGTGATTTTGTCCTTGCAGCATCTCATTAA